One stretch of Bacteroidota bacterium DNA includes these proteins:
- a CDS encoding citrate synthase, producing the protein MIQPDMMTIIDSRTDKEYAVPITNGTIKAMDLRQIKVSEDDFGMMTYDPAFMNTASCKSKITFIDGDKGILRYRGIPIEQLAERSSFLEVAYLIIHGELPTSEQLTDWKYNITHHTMLHENTKKFMEGFNHDAHPMGMLVSTVGALSTFYPESRNINDPELRRLQMYRLIGKMPTIAAYCYRHRLGMPYIYPDNELSYTGNFLSMLFKMTEMKFKINPVLEKALDILFILHADHEQNCSANVMRSIGSSHADPYVSMAGAAAALYGPLHGGANEEVLLMLREIGSKERVPDYIKRVKNGEGKLMGFGHRIYKNYDPRAKIIKQTADQVFEVTGRNKLLDIALELEKAALEDEYFIKRKLYPNVDFYSGIIYQAMGFPTDAFTVLFAIARTAGWLAQWEEMLMDSEQKIARPRQIYLGSEPRDFVPRSRRH; encoded by the coding sequence ATGATCCAGCCGGATATGATGACGATCATCGATAGCAGGACCGATAAGGAATATGCCGTTCCAATTACTAACGGAACAATCAAAGCGATGGATCTTCGACAGATTAAAGTGTCAGAAGATGATTTTGGTATGATGACTTATGATCCAGCATTCATGAATACCGCATCATGTAAGAGCAAGATAACATTCATTGATGGTGATAAGGGGATTCTTCGGTATCGCGGCATCCCAATCGAACAACTGGCAGAACGCAGTTCTTTTCTTGAAGTAGCATACCTCATCATCCACGGCGAACTTCCGACTTCCGAACAGCTTACCGATTGGAAGTACAACATTACTCACCACACAATGCTGCATGAGAACACGAAAAAATTCATGGAAGGATTTAATCATGACGCGCATCCTATGGGAATGCTTGTCAGTACTGTCGGAGCACTTTCGACCTTTTATCCAGAATCACGCAACATTAATGATCCTGAATTACGTCGACTTCAGATGTACCGACTCATTGGAAAAATGCCGACGATCGCAGCATATTGTTACCGTCACCGTCTCGGCATGCCGTATATCTATCCTGATAATGAGTTAAGTTATACCGGCAATTTCCTCAGCATGCTGTTCAAAATGACGGAGATGAAATTTAAAATTAATCCTGTACTGGAGAAAGCACTTGATATTCTCTTCATTCTGCATGCAGATCACGAACAGAATTGCAGTGCGAATGTTATGCGAAGTATTGGCAGTTCTCATGCGGATCCGTATGTGTCCATGGCCGGAGCCGCCGCCGCACTTTACGGACCACTGCATGGCGGAGCTAATGAAGAAGTGTTGTTGATGTTGCGTGAGATTGGTTCAAAGGAACGTGTGCCGGATTACATTAAACGAGTAAAAAATGGGGAAGGGAAATTAATGGGGTTTGGACATCGCATCTACAAGAATTATGACCCCCGCGCAAAAATTATCAAACAGACTGCAGATCAAGTATTTGAAGTGACCGGAAGAAACAAGCTTCTGGATATCGCGCTCGAATTGGAAAAAGCAGCTTTAGAGGATGAGTATTTCATTAAGAGGAAACTGTATCCTAATGTCGATTTCTATTCCGGTATTATTTATCAGGCAATGGGATTCCCAACAGATGCCTTTACAGTATTGTTTGCCATCGCTCGTACGGCTGGATGGCTGGCACAATGGGAAGAGATGCTAATGGATTCCGAGCAAAAAATTGCCCGCCCGCGGCAAATCTATCTTGGTTCAGAACCGAGAGATTTTGTTCCGCGCAGCAGAAGACATTAA
- a CDS encoding prephenate dehydrogenase/arogenate dehydrogenase family protein produces the protein METANIHITIIGLGVIGGSLGLAIKQNNSGAIVTGFDEKTKIKSALHREAIDYGAASLSASIHDADIIFLCTPVHTILESLSDIAVHCKPNAIITDVGSTKSEIVRAAKKIFRSNGIFVGGHPMAGSEGKGITYADAMLFQNATYVLCADTKLQKKISSLSSLLHLIGARVLFLSASDHDKIAATISHLPQLVAVAMMNMVERKNRSHHGYLQLAAGGFRDITRIASSPYEMWRDILASNAHEIRAIVKAFSVLLLQFQKDLSTPSKRKKFSQRFQSAKIFRDAIPKNSKGFLHPLFEVYISVDDRPGVLSLLTTALFRANINIKDIELLKICDGRGGTFRLSFNTKREAELAKKILDKIAMTAM, from the coding sequence ATGGAAACAGCAAATATACATATTACCATCATTGGTCTTGGCGTTATTGGCGGTTCATTGGGTCTTGCGATCAAACAGAACAATTCTGGTGCAATCGTAACGGGATTCGATGAAAAGACTAAGATCAAATCTGCTCTTCATAGAGAAGCGATCGATTACGGCGCCGCATCACTTTCAGCATCCATTCATGATGCGGATATTATTTTTCTCTGTACGCCCGTACATACCATTCTTGAATCTCTTTCGGATATTGCTGTCCATTGCAAGCCCAATGCGATCATAACGGATGTTGGAAGCACAAAATCCGAAATCGTTCGCGCGGCAAAAAAAATATTTCGATCGAACGGAATATTTGTCGGCGGTCACCCCATGGCGGGATCAGAGGGAAAAGGGATTACATACGCCGATGCAATGTTATTTCAAAATGCGACATACGTCCTGTGTGCCGATACAAAACTTCAAAAGAAAATTTCATCGCTGAGTTCACTCCTTCATTTGATCGGAGCTCGTGTGTTGTTTCTTTCCGCTTCGGATCACGATAAAATCGCCGCGACAATCAGTCATTTACCGCAGCTTGTTGCTGTAGCAATGATGAATATGGTTGAACGAAAGAACAGGTCTCATCATGGATATTTACAGCTTGCAGCAGGAGGATTCCGCGATATCACTCGCATCGCTTCAAGTCCTTATGAGATGTGGAGAGATATTCTTGCCAGCAATGCTCATGAGATTCGTGCCATCGTAAAAGCATTTTCTGTTTTGCTTTTGCAGTTTCAAAAAGATCTGAGCACGCCTTCAAAACGTAAAAAATTTTCACAACGTTTTCAGAGCGCAAAAATATTCCGCGATGCCATCCCAAAAAATTCCAAAGGATTCCTACACCCTCTCTTTGAAGTGTACATTTCTGTGGATGACCGGCCAGGAGTTCTTTCTTTATTGACCACTGCGCTCTTCAGAGCGAATATTAATATTAAAGATATTGAGTTGCTTAAGATTTGTGATGGGCGAGGAGGAACATTCCGATTGTCATTTAATACAAAGCGTGAAGCGGAATTAGCAAAGAAAATTTTAGATAAAATTGCTATGACAGCGATGTAG
- the aroF gene encoding 3-deoxy-7-phosphoheptulonate synthase has translation MVVVVEQNATEKEIEGIIKILHDFGFDVHRSTGVNQTVLGAIGVKPDFDTRQVEVLPGVAHAYRITEPYKLASRSFQQEKSIYKFKNCEIGGDAIVIMAGPCSVENEKQIFTVAESVAKAGAKFLRGGAFKPRSSPYAFQGLGEEGLILMRRAADEFGLLVISEAMDGNQLELMEKYADIIQIGARNMQNYNFLRELGKSSKPVLLKRGLAATFEEWLMSAEYILSGGNKQVMMCERGIRTFETATRNTMDISAIPVIHAKSHLPIIADPSHGIGIRDKVIPMARAAVAAGADGIIVEVHNDPDHAKSDGPQSLYLNQFDEMMKQIRVIAEAIGRKIA, from the coding sequence ATGGTTGTTGTTGTTGAACAAAATGCTACCGAAAAAGAAATTGAAGGAATCATAAAAATTCTCCACGATTTTGGGTTTGATGTCCATCGTTCCACGGGAGTAAACCAGACCGTGCTTGGAGCAATCGGCGTAAAACCGGATTTTGATACCCGCCAAGTAGAAGTGCTTCCGGGGGTTGCGCATGCGTATCGGATTACCGAACCATATAAACTCGCCAGTCGTTCGTTTCAACAAGAAAAATCTATCTATAAATTCAAAAATTGTGAGATTGGCGGCGATGCTATTGTTATTATGGCAGGACCGTGTTCTGTAGAGAATGAAAAACAAATCTTCACCGTCGCTGAAAGCGTTGCAAAAGCGGGAGCAAAATTTTTGCGCGGTGGTGCATTTAAGCCGCGGTCTTCGCCATATGCCTTTCAAGGCCTTGGCGAGGAAGGTTTAATACTGATGAGACGAGCAGCAGATGAGTTTGGACTCCTAGTCATCTCTGAGGCAATGGATGGAAATCAACTTGAATTGATGGAGAAGTATGCGGACATCATTCAAATCGGTGCTCGAAATATGCAGAATTATAATTTTCTGCGGGAATTAGGAAAATCTTCAAAGCCGGTGTTACTCAAGCGAGGATTAGCGGCAACATTCGAGGAATGGTTGATGTCTGCTGAATACATCTTATCCGGTGGAAATAAACAAGTGATGATGTGTGAGCGCGGAATACGGACATTTGAAACAGCAACACGCAATACCATGGATATTAGTGCAATTCCTGTTATACATGCAAAGAGTCATTTACCGATTATTGCAGATCCTTCTCACGGAATTGGAATACGGGATAAAGTTATTCCCATGGCTCGTGCGGCTGTAGCAGCCGGTGCCGATGGAATTATTGTGGAAGTTCATAACGATCCAGATCATGCAAAATCAGACGGACCGCAGTCGCTGTATCTGAATCAATTTGATGAGATGATGAAACAGATCCGTGTGATTGCAGAAGCGATCGGAAGAAAAATCGCGTAA
- the lptB gene encoding LPS export ABC transporter ATP-binding protein produces the protein MSLRAEHLVKKYKKRTVVNDVTVSVQQGEIVGLLGPNGAGKSTSFYMIVGMIRPNGGKVFLDEHDITKLPMYKRARAGVGYLTQEASVFRTMNVRDNILSVLQMTKFSIKEQHERADRLLEEFSLSHLAKSKGFMLSGGERRRTEIARAMATDPKFILLDEPFAGIDPIAVEDIMEIVKQLKYRNIGVLITDHNVHETLSITDRSYLLFEGKILKAGSAEDLANDPEARRLYLGEGFKLDRYE, from the coding sequence ATGAGTCTTCGTGCCGAGCATCTTGTAAAAAAATACAAGAAGCGTACGGTGGTGAACGATGTAACCGTTTCTGTCCAGCAGGGAGAAATAGTCGGTTTGCTTGGACCGAATGGTGCCGGTAAATCGACGTCATTCTATATGATTGTAGGAATGATCCGACCGAATGGGGGAAAGGTGTTTCTTGATGAACACGATATCACAAAATTGCCAATGTATAAACGTGCGAGGGCTGGTGTAGGGTATTTAACACAAGAAGCATCAGTGTTTAGAACGATGAACGTGCGTGATAATATTTTATCGGTTCTTCAAATGACAAAGTTCTCAATAAAAGAGCAGCATGAACGTGCTGATAGACTTTTGGAAGAGTTTAGTTTATCGCACCTTGCCAAAAGCAAGGGATTTATGCTCTCCGGCGGTGAACGCCGAAGAACGGAAATTGCGCGCGCTATGGCAACTGATCCAAAATTTATTTTGCTGGATGAACCGTTTGCAGGAATCGATCCAATCGCCGTAGAAGATATTATGGAGATCGTGAAACAATTGAAATATCGGAATATCGGTGTATTAATTACTGATCACAATGTTCATGAGACACTATCGATTACGGATCGGTCATATTTGTTATTTGAGGGGAAGATACTGAAAGCGGGAAGCGCAGAAGACCTTGCCAATGATCCTGAGGCACGCCGATTATATTTGGGTGAAGGATTTAAATTAGATCGTTATGAATAA
- a CDS encoding OstA-like protein, whose translation MMKCLVTFSLLHFVMFAQQSETIVLQNADIFAGKQLENGEDVRELTGNVRFRQGNTKVWCDKAIQFLSRNEIELIGNVKIVRDTVTLTAKEGRYYGNSRKADGKGNVKLKTPNVTLYAELGTYYLDEERAYFQRNVRVIDSVTIIYSEQLTYFEKERRSEAKTNVRIVNPSDNITMFGNHLVHSDSTHYSRMTEDPRLLQIDTTDKGEIDTLAVKSLVMESFDDSTKRMIVKDSVVIVRGNLAARSGLVKFFRQDEKIELYDKPIVWYGENQVTGDTIFLELQKNRLKSASIKTRAFVLSQSDSLYPNRFNQLTGRSIVMMFRNNKLQETFVERNAISLYFLYGDSAGNGVNKTSGDAIRMQFDDGKPNTIYVIKGIEGSFYPENMLEKSESQFNLDGFILRDDRPNFLTVFPTKPPL comes from the coding sequence ATGATGAAATGTCTCGTGACATTTTCCCTTCTTCATTTCGTTATGTTTGCTCAGCAATCGGAGACGATTGTTCTTCAAAACGCAGATATTTTTGCAGGAAAACAATTGGAAAATGGTGAGGATGTCCGAGAATTGACCGGCAATGTTCGTTTTCGCCAGGGAAATACAAAAGTGTGGTGCGATAAAGCAATCCAGTTTTTAAGCAGGAACGAAATAGAACTGATCGGAAATGTGAAGATTGTTCGTGATACAGTGACCCTAACGGCAAAAGAAGGAAGATATTACGGAAATTCGCGAAAAGCGGACGGTAAAGGGAATGTTAAGTTGAAAACTCCGAACGTCACGCTATATGCTGAATTGGGAACATATTATCTTGATGAGGAGCGCGCGTATTTTCAACGTAATGTCCGAGTCATCGATTCTGTCACCATCATCTATTCAGAGCAGTTGACATATTTTGAGAAAGAGCGAAGATCCGAAGCGAAAACTAATGTAAGGATTGTGAATCCAAGCGACAACATTACAATGTTTGGCAATCATTTGGTTCATTCTGATTCAACGCATTATAGCAGGATGACGGAGGATCCGCGATTACTCCAGATCGATACGACAGATAAAGGGGAGATTGATACGCTTGCGGTCAAGAGTCTTGTGATGGAATCATTTGACGACTCCACCAAAAGAATGATTGTAAAAGACAGCGTGGTGATTGTCCGCGGCAATCTTGCCGCCAGAAGCGGTTTAGTAAAATTTTTTCGGCAAGATGAAAAGATAGAACTCTATGATAAACCGATCGTTTGGTATGGAGAGAACCAGGTAACCGGCGATACGATATTTTTGGAATTACAAAAAAACCGATTAAAGAGCGCATCAATTAAAACGCGTGCGTTTGTTCTCTCGCAAAGTGATTCGCTATATCCGAATCGTTTTAATCAGTTGACCGGACGATCGATTGTTATGATGTTCAGAAACAACAAACTGCAAGAAACATTTGTTGAAAGAAACGCCATCAGTCTGTATTTTCTCTATGGTGATTCTGCCGGCAACGGCGTAAACAAAACAAGCGGTGATGCCATCAGGATGCAATTTGATGACGGCAAACCCAATACGATTTATGTTATTAAGGGAATAGAAGGATCTTTTTATCCCGAAAACATGCTTGAAAAAAGTGAATCGCAGTTTAACCTGGATGGATTTATCCTGCGAGATGATCGGCCAAATTTTTTAACTGTATTTCCAACAAAGCCACCATTATGA
- the lptC gene encoding LPS export ABC transporter periplasmic protein LptC has product MKLTIIASLLMLLMLGCEEKVRPSVLSGVNSTQLPSQESWNSTITFTDSGIVKSIVQAGHIYAFDNTRITYLDSGVIVDFFDEMGKHTTKLTSKRGSVDEGTNNLEAIGNVIVTSDSGTVVRTEKMFWTNEKQMIHSPEFVHITSPTEDLKGTGFESDHNLRNYKIFKVTGTAERK; this is encoded by the coding sequence GTGAAACTAACAATTATTGCTTCACTGCTGATGCTGTTAATGCTTGGCTGTGAAGAAAAGGTCAGGCCTTCCGTTCTTAGTGGCGTTAACAGTACGCAACTCCCGTCTCAAGAAAGTTGGAATTCCACCATTACCTTTACTGATTCCGGTATTGTAAAATCCATCGTTCAAGCTGGACATATTTATGCTTTTGATAATACGCGGATCACTTATCTGGATTCAGGAGTTATCGTTGATTTTTTTGACGAGATGGGAAAACATACAACAAAGTTAACGTCGAAACGAGGTTCGGTAGACGAAGGAACGAACAATCTTGAAGCGATTGGGAATGTGATTGTAACATCAGACAGCGGAACGGTTGTTCGAACGGAAAAAATGTTTTGGACAAATGAAAAGCAAATGATTCATTCACCTGAATTTGTACACATTACCTCTCCCACTGAAGATTTGAAAGGAACAGGATTTGAATCTGATCATAATCTGCGTAATTACAAAATATTTAAAGTGACAGGAACTGCGGAGCGGAAATGA
- a CDS encoding KpsF/GutQ family sugar-phosphate isomerase: MSNESIDIQTAKRVIRMEAESVAALEKNIDASFQKAVDIIYQCKGRVVVTGMGKSGIIARKMVATMNSTGTPSIFLHPSDAVHGDLGMVRNDDVVICISKSGDTQEVRQLMPMFKRIGVPTISMVGNIHSHLALQSDVTLDISVKEEACPHNLAPTTSTTATLAMGDALAVTLLEKKNFSANDFAMFHPGGNLGKRLLLKIEELAVTGEHTPKIGLRTSLKDAILEMTTKRLGATSVVDDNGQLAGIITDGDLRRLLQKTTDVTNLTADQVMSKNPKTIRKGTLASIALQEMEQFSITQLIIVDDERKPYGVVHLHDLVRAGLGGDSST; this comes from the coding sequence ATGTCCAACGAATCGATCGACATACAAACAGCAAAGCGTGTCATCCGCATGGAAGCTGAATCGGTTGCCGCATTGGAAAAAAACATTGATGCATCATTCCAAAAAGCAGTTGATATCATTTATCAGTGCAAAGGAAGAGTCGTCGTTACCGGTATGGGAAAATCCGGGATTATCGCACGTAAAATGGTTGCAACAATGAACTCAACAGGGACACCTTCTATTTTTCTCCATCCGTCGGATGCTGTGCACGGCGACCTTGGCATGGTACGCAATGATGATGTTGTCATCTGTATCTCAAAAAGCGGAGATACGCAGGAAGTGCGCCAATTGATGCCAATGTTTAAAAGGATCGGCGTCCCGACGATATCAATGGTCGGGAATATCCATTCTCACCTTGCTTTGCAGTCGGATGTAACACTTGATATTTCTGTAAAGGAAGAAGCTTGCCCGCACAATCTCGCCCCAACGACTTCAACGACAGCAACGCTGGCTATGGGGGATGCTCTTGCAGTAACGTTGCTAGAGAAGAAGAATTTTTCTGCAAATGATTTTGCTATGTTTCATCCGGGCGGCAATCTTGGAAAACGATTGCTGTTAAAGATAGAAGAATTAGCTGTCACGGGCGAACACACTCCAAAGATTGGACTGAGGACGAGTTTAAAAGACGCAATTTTGGAGATGACGACTAAACGACTGGGAGCAACAAGCGTTGTTGATGATAATGGACAACTTGCCGGAATCATTACCGATGGTGACTTACGTCGATTATTACAAAAAACAACAGATGTTACGAATCTTACGGCTGATCAAGTGATGTCGAAGAATCCTAAAACAATTCGCAAAGGAACTCTTGCTTCAATTGCGCTGCAAGAGATGGAGCAATTCAGCATTACGCAACTCATTATTGTTGATGACGAACGAAAACCGTACGGTGTGGTTCACTTACATGATCTTGTCCGTGCAGGACTTGGCGGAGATTCGTCAACGTGA
- the kdsA gene encoding 3-deoxy-8-phosphooctulonate synthase has protein sequence MEKQVAVHSINIGAGNPLALIAGPCVVENRDMIFFTAEKIKTLCEKYSIPLIFKSSYKKANRTSMAGFVTIGMDEALKILDEVKKAFDLPILTDIHTSEEVTTVAQVADVLQIPAFLCRQTDLLIAAGKTGRVVNIKKGQFLAPDDIKHPIEKVASTGNQKIMVTERGTTFGYHNLVVDMRGLVMMKKFGYPVVLDATHSVQLPSGENGKSGGQPEFIFPLSRAGAAVGIDALFVETHPEPAKAMSDAASQLPLDQLEKLLKQVISIDRIVKELVK, from the coding sequence ATGGAAAAACAAGTAGCAGTACATTCAATAAACATTGGCGCCGGGAATCCGCTTGCGCTGATTGCCGGTCCATGTGTAGTAGAGAACCGCGATATGATTTTTTTCACTGCTGAAAAAATAAAAACTCTCTGTGAAAAATATTCGATTCCTCTCATCTTCAAATCGTCCTACAAAAAAGCGAACCGAACTAGTATGGCAGGATTTGTTACAATTGGAATGGATGAGGCACTGAAGATCTTGGATGAGGTTAAAAAAGCGTTTGATCTTCCCATTTTGACGGATATTCATACTAGTGAAGAAGTAACGACCGTAGCCCAAGTTGCCGATGTATTACAGATTCCGGCATTCCTCTGCAGGCAGACTGATTTACTGATTGCTGCTGGGAAAACAGGCAGAGTAGTGAATATTAAAAAGGGTCAATTTCTCGCGCCGGATGATATTAAACATCCCATCGAAAAAGTCGCTTCAACTGGTAATCAAAAAATTATGGTAACGGAGCGGGGCACAACATTTGGATATCATAATCTTGTTGTGGATATGCGCGGATTAGTGATGATGAAGAAATTTGGCTATCCGGTCGTTTTGGATGCGACACATTCGGTTCAATTACCAAGCGGTGAAAATGGTAAAAGCGGCGGACAACCGGAGTTTATTTTCCCATTGTCCAGAGCCGGAGCGGCCGTAGGAATTGATGCCTTGTTTGTGGAAACGCATCCTGAACCGGCAAAAGCAATGAGTGATGCTGCAAGCCAGCTTCCGTTAGATCAATTGGAAAAGCTGTTGAAGCAAGTGATATCCATTGATAGAATAGTAAAAGAACTTGTGAAATAA
- a CDS encoding DUF92 domain-containing protein — protein sequence MRLFSAPTSDEWLFLAIVFFLVVLLIAAAELIRRLFNGDSEFTRKFVHIISGILMMCAPYVFYSGIPAVTIAGIMVIGTFLSIRFDFLKSIHGTDRTSYGTMYHPLSFLVLVLLFWDISPMILSISVLILAIPDALAAIIGQNVRTRHFLSIGANKKTVEGSITMFLSTVASILLGFYFFNVTAETSIIIIAVVTSLFATGWELISFKGLDNFTVPLSTAFILHYFLTISPHHVPEQLITAIALGAGIGILSYYFKFLSLSGSIATFLLATIIYGIGGWKWTVPILTFFIASSLLSKYGKSRKKKLEHIFDKTDKRDSGQVAANGGIAGIIILLWYIFPEHIELYFVYLASIAAVTADTWGTEIGTLMKGKPRSIITFQKVETGTSGGVSIIGFAGGIIGTTIVVCSACWMNSASFSVELAIALVTVGCIGSIIDSILGATIQAQYVTESGKLTEKSVVDEKPTRLVRGFRWFTNDMVNWFCAASGAATMYFLL from the coding sequence ATGAGATTATTCTCTGCGCCTACTTCAGACGAATGGCTATTTCTCGCTATCGTGTTTTTCCTCGTTGTCCTTTTAATTGCAGCAGCAGAGTTGATTCGCAGGTTGTTCAACGGCGATTCAGAATTTACTCGAAAGTTCGTGCACATAATTTCCGGCATATTAATGATGTGTGCTCCGTATGTATTCTACTCTGGTATTCCCGCTGTTACCATTGCCGGAATTATGGTGATTGGGACATTTCTTTCAATCCGTTTTGATTTTCTGAAAAGCATTCACGGAACAGACCGAACTTCTTATGGAACGATGTATCATCCACTATCATTTTTAGTTCTCGTTCTCCTATTTTGGGACATTTCTCCCATGATCCTTTCTATTTCCGTTCTCATTCTCGCAATTCCGGATGCTCTTGCAGCGATCATCGGGCAAAATGTACGCACACGACACTTTCTGTCGATTGGAGCAAATAAAAAAACAGTGGAAGGAAGCATAACAATGTTTCTTTCGACGGTAGCCAGTATCCTGTTAGGTTTTTATTTTTTCAATGTTACAGCTGAAACATCGATAATTATTATTGCGGTAGTCACTTCGCTTTTTGCGACAGGGTGGGAATTGATCAGTTTTAAAGGTCTCGATAATTTTACTGTGCCGTTGAGTACAGCATTTATCCTTCATTATTTTTTAACAATCTCGCCGCATCATGTACCCGAACAATTGATCACAGCCATTGCTCTTGGAGCAGGAATTGGTATTCTTTCCTATTATTTTAAATTTTTATCGCTGAGTGGCAGCATTGCCACCTTTCTTCTTGCGACCATCATCTACGGAATCGGTGGGTGGAAGTGGACGGTGCCAATCCTTACATTCTTTATAGCGTCTAGTCTTCTTTCCAAATATGGAAAATCAAGAAAGAAGAAACTGGAACATATCTTCGATAAAACGGATAAACGCGATTCAGGTCAGGTTGCAGCGAATGGTGGAATTGCAGGAATTATTATTTTGCTGTGGTATATTTTTCCTGAACACATAGAATTATATTTTGTCTATCTCGCTTCAATTGCAGCGGTAACGGCAGACACATGGGGGACTGAAATCGGAACATTGATGAAAGGAAAACCTCGCTCGATTATCACATTTCAAAAAGTCGAAACTGGAACAAGTGGTGGTGTCTCAATTATTGGTTTTGCGGGAGGAATAATTGGAACCACTATTGTCGTCTGCTCGGCATGTTGGATGAATAGCGCTTCTTTTTCCGTTGAACTTGCAATTGCTTTGGTAACAGTTGGATGTATTGGTTCGATCATCGACAGCATTCTTGGTGCAACTATTCAAGCGCAATATGTAACGGAGAGTGGCAAACTCACTGAAAAATCTGTAGTTGACGAAAAACCTACTCGATTGGTGCGAGGATTTCGATGGTTCACGAATGACATGGTAAATTGGTTTTGTGCTGCCAGTGGTGCTGCAACCATGTATTTTTTGCTTTAA
- the holA gene encoding DNA polymerase III subunit delta, producing MAKSKEKFEPEQFISSFKKKQFAPVYFFCGEESFLIEEVVDVLIEQAVDPAMKEFNFDLIHGTEIDGKKIVSLASSYPMMADRRVVIIKDFDRVSGKEALETYVEKPSASTILVLIAHTPDFRKKPFSTFKKLGVVFEASPLRDFETTAWIESRMKKLKRSIEPAAVQLLFSYVGSSLRELSNEIEKLLLTVENNASITVKDVEHVVGVSREFSPFELANKIAEKNMAKSIEIADRLVSSGESAVGIIAVLTLHFVKLWKLQDGMRNGKSEPDLARIASTHPFYLKSYVAQAKNYKPNEIENVFVLLAEADLAAKSSGDSKRILTKAIAEIISGTSYHMEETAVI from the coding sequence ATGGCAAAATCCAAAGAAAAATTTGAGCCGGAACAGTTTATTTCTTCGTTCAAGAAGAAACAGTTTGCTCCTGTGTATTTTTTCTGCGGAGAAGAGTCATTTTTGATTGAAGAAGTGGTTGATGTTTTGATCGAACAAGCAGTTGATCCAGCCATGAAGGAGTTCAATTTTGATCTTATCCATGGAACCGAGATCGATGGTAAGAAGATCGTTTCGCTTGCTTCATCGTATCCTATGATGGCGGATCGTCGTGTAGTGATCATTAAAGATTTTGACCGAGTGAGCGGAAAAGAAGCACTGGAAACCTACGTTGAAAAGCCATCAGCTTCAACAATCCTCGTTTTAATTGCGCATACTCCTGATTTTCGTAAAAAACCCTTCAGCACATTTAAAAAACTAGGTGTTGTGTTTGAAGCATCACCGCTGAGGGATTTTGAAACAACCGCGTGGATTGAATCCCGAATGAAAAAATTGAAGCGATCCATAGAGCCCGCGGCAGTACAATTACTCTTTTCCTATGTTGGAAGTTCGCTCCGTGAACTGTCGAATGAGATTGAAAAATTATTGCTCACTGTAGAAAACAATGCAAGCATTACGGTGAAAGATGTTGAACATGTTGTCGGTGTTTCTCGTGAATTTTCACCGTTTGAACTGGCAAATAAGATTGCCGAAAAGAACATGGCAAAATCAATTGAAATTGCGGACCGATTGGTGAGTTCCGGAGAAAGTGCGGTAGGAATTATTGCTGTATTAACGCTCCACTTTGTAAAATTATGGAAATTACAGGATGGTATGCGGAACGGAAAATCGGAGCCGGATCTTGCCCGGATAGCATCAACCCACCCGTTTTATTTGAAATCCTATGTTGCACAAGCAAAGAACTACAAACCGAATGAGATCGAAAATGTTTTTGTCCTTCTAGCTGAAGCAGATCTCGCTGCAAAATCATCGGGTGATTCGAAACGTATTCTGACAAAAGCGATTGCCGAGATCATCTCGGGAACGTCCTATCATATGGAAGAAACAGCGGTAATATGA